A stretch of Oreochromis aureus strain Israel breed Guangdong linkage group 11, ZZ_aureus, whole genome shotgun sequence DNA encodes these proteins:
- the LOC120442673 gene encoding carcinoembryonic antigen-related cell adhesion molecule 20-like, which translates to MASVTVTSCWKSLLLVALMGVPGLGTKVQISWTGRVTAGSPTTFTCSSNCFPNCIYTWSFKASTVNGSTLTWTPDGLDDTVKLHCTVFNPQTGVYTSTDTIVEITNQMSVQVSPLNTVPSLNQSLNLICHDARFGDPQGLSDLVWYKDGQEVTLRENMWLQQNNLTLHFDSLLPSDAGFYQCQTYLPTSQTRVVSLGYLLSYDQWNVSISGPDTVFPGQLSEFTCLTSCTLNVECTVTWEFRGGFPVGTYFSINKNVVKWTPSLPGTFQNFTCVAKNNTAGRSAEATKMVEVKDIPISGSEAMQLSGLFAGILSLGLWVL; encoded by the exons ATGGCGAGTGTTACTGTGACATCCTGTTGGAAGAGTCTTCTGCTGGTGGCACTTATGG GTGTACCAGGTTTGGGGACCAAGGTGCAGATTTCTTGGACTGGCAGGGTGACAGCTGGTTCCCCCACTACTTTCACATGCTCATCTAATTGTTTTCCAAACTGCATCTACACCTGGTCCTTTAAGGCCAGCACAGTCAATGGGAGCACATTAACTTGGACACCAGATGGACTGGATGATACAGTGAAACTGCACTGCACTGTCTTCAATCCACAAACAGGAGTCTACACAAGTACTGACACCATTGTAGAAATTACAA atcAAATGTCTGTACAGGTCAGTCCGCTGAACACTGTCCCATCTCTCAACCAGTCATTAAATCTCATCTGCCATGATGCCAGATTTGGTGATCCACAAGGTCTATCAGACCTGGTCTGGTATAAAGATGGACAAGAGGTGACCCTGCGTGAAAATATGTGGCTTCAGCAAAACAACCTCACACTTCACtttgactcactgctgccttctGATGCTGGTTTCTACCAGTGTCAAACTTATCTGCCTACATCACAGACAAGAGTTGTCAGCCTGGGCTATCTGCTCAGCT ATGATCAGTGGAACGTCAGCATTAGTGGACCTGACACTGTGTTTCCTGGTCAGTTAAGTGAGTTCACCTGCCTGACCAGCTGCACCTTAAATGTGGAATGTACCGTCACGTGGGAGTTCAGGGGAGGTTTCCCTGTTGGAACCTACTTTTCCATCAATAAAAATGTGGTCAAGTGGACTCCTTCACTACCTGGGACTTTTCAAAACTTCACCTGCGTTGCAAAGAATAACACCGCTGGACGTTCTGCTGAGGCCACCAAGATGGTAGAAGTTAAAG ATATCCCAATCTCTGGATCAGAGGCGATGCAGCTCAGTGGACTCTTTGCAGGAATTCTCAGTCTGGGACTGTGGGTCCTCTAG